A region from the Schistocerca serialis cubense isolate TAMUIC-IGC-003099 chromosome 1, iqSchSeri2.2, whole genome shotgun sequence genome encodes:
- the LOC126484594 gene encoding UPF0687 protein C20orf27 homolog translates to MCEKESHHVHFGEDTETFGKDNEIIVKCTGSNTVTAQLGFLKLGHKYEIKFDVPCSVCNFRPSEYLDVSCFSDIPNKNCYLIAAVVESEVVHIAVHLVAYKEKLLKEEIRITEPTRQKGFTIHLLARVLGKNKGTPLLRNGVRCIGVESMDEDSEASDWQGF, encoded by the exons ATGTGTGAAAAGG AAAGTCATCATGTTCATTTTGGCGAGGATACGGAGACGTTTGGGAAGGATAATGAAATCATCGTGAAGTGCACAGGTTCTAATACTGTTACTGCCCAGTTAGGATTTTTAAAGTTAGGTCACAAATACGAAATAAAATTTGATGTGCCATGTAGTGTTTGCAACTTCAGGCCGTCCGAGTACTTAGATGTGTCATGCTTCTCGGACATTCCAAATAAAAATTGTTACCTTATTGCCGCAGTTGTTGAGAGTGAAGTTGTGCATATTGCGGTACACCTAGTAGCTTATAAGGAGAAACTGCTAAAGGAAGAGATTCGCATTACAGAGCCTACCCGCCAGAAAGGATTTACCATTCACCTGTTGGCTAGAGTGCTAG GAAAGAACAAAGGAACTCCTTTGCTGCGTAATGGTGTCCGTTGCATAGGTGTTGAATCAATGGATGAAGATTCAGAAGCTTCTGACTGGCAAGGCTTTTGA